Proteins encoded in a region of the Panicum hallii strain FIL2 chromosome 3, PHallii_v3.1, whole genome shotgun sequence genome:
- the LOC112887482 gene encoding bidirectional sugar transporter SWEET13-like encodes MAGFSLQHPWAFAFGLLGNIISFMTFLAPIPTFYRIYKSKSTEGFQSVPYVVALFSAMLWIFYALIKSNELLLITINAAGIVIESIYIVMYFVYADKKAKWFTAKIMLGLNVGFFGAIILVTLLLFKGDKRIVTLGWICVGFSVSVFVAPLSIIKRVIQTRSVEYMPFSLSLSLTLSAVVWFLYGLLIKDKYVALPNVLGFTFGVVQMGLYMFYMNKTPLVPEGKVAGKLPAGAEEHVVNVHPATEMAVPRSCKAEAMSHHSPAVNMV; translated from the exons ATGGCTGGCTTTTCTCTGCAGCATCCCTGGGCATTCGCCTTCGGCCTTCTAG GCAACATCATCTCCTTCATGACCTTCCTGGCCCCAAT CCCGACATTCTACCGCATCTACAAGAGCAAGTCGACCGAGGGTTTCCAGTCGGTTCCCTACGTGGTGGCGCTGTTCAGCGCGATGCTGTGGATCTTCTACGCGCTGATCAAGTCCAACGAGCTCCTCCTCATCACCATCAACGCAGCCGGCATCGTTATTGAGAGTATCTACATAGTCATGTACTTCgtctacgcagacaagaaagcTAAGTGGTTCACTGCAAAGATCATGCTTGGCCTCAACGTCGGCTTCTTCGGGGCCATCATCCTCGTTACCCTGCTCCTCTTCAAGGGCGACAAGCGCATTGTCACGCTGGGCTGGATCTGCGTCGGCTTCTCCGTCAGCGTCTTCGTCGCGCCGCTCAGCATCATC AAGCGCGTGATTCAGACGAGGAGCGTGGAGTACAtgcccttctccctctcgctcTCGCTCACCCTCAGTGCCGTCGTCTGGTTCCTCTACGGCCTCCTCATCAAGGACAAATACGTCGCG CTTCCAAACGTCCTTGGGTTCACCTTCGGCGTTGTCCAGATGGGGCTCTACATGTTCTACATGAATAAGACGCCTTTGGTCCCCGAGGGTAAGGTGGCTGGGAAGCTGCcggcgggagcagaggagcacgtCGTCAACGTGCACCCTGCCACAGAGATGGCGGTGCCCAGGAGCTGCAAGGCCGAGGCGATGAGCCACCACAGCCCAGCCGTCAACATGGTCTAG
- the LOC112886230 gene encoding bidirectional sugar transporter SWEET13-like has product MAGLSLQHPWAFAFGLLGNIISFMTFLAPIPTFYRIYKSKSTEGFQSVPYVVALFSAMLWIFYALIKSNELLLITINAAGIVIESIYIVMYFVYADKKAKWFTAKIMLGLNVGFFGAILLVTLLLFKGDKRIVTLGWICVGFSVSVFVAPLSIIKRVIQTRSVEYMPFSLSLSLTLSAVVWFLYGLLIKDKYVALPNVIGFTFGVVQMVLYVVYMNKTPVVAEGKDAGGKLVTAAADEHVLVNIAKLSPALPEKSSEVHPVFEMGAPRRCATEAARAAAPNRDVVDVFVSRHSPAVGVA; this is encoded by the exons ATGGCAGGCCTATCTCTGCAACACCCCTGGGCATTCGCCTTCGGCCTCCTAG GCAACATCATCTCCTTCATGACCTTCCTGGCCCCAAT CCCGACATTCTACCGCATCTACAAGAGCAAGTCGACCGAGGGTTTCCAGTCGGTTCCCTACGTGGTGGCGCTGTTCAGCGCGATGCTGTGGATCTTCTACGCGCTGATCAAGTCCAACGAGCTCCTCCTCATCACCATCAACGCAGCCGGCATCGTTATTGAGAGTATCTACATAGTCATGTACTTCgtctacgcagacaagaaagcTAAGTGGTTCACTGCAAAGATCATGCTTGGCCTCAACGTCGGCTTCTTCGGGGCCATCCTCCTCGTTACCCTGCTCCTCTTCAAGGGCGACAAGCGCATTGTCACGCTGGGCTGGATCTGCGTCGGCTTCTCCGTCAGCGTCTTCGTCGCGCCGCTCAGCATCATC AAGCGCGTGATTCAGACGCGGAGCGTGGAGTACAtgcccttctccctctcgctcTCGCTCACCCTCAGCGCCGTCGTCTGGTTCCTATACGGCCTCCTCATCAAGGACAAATACGTCGCG CTTCCGAACGTTATCGGGTTCACCTTCGGCGTGGTCCAGATGGTCCTCTACGTGGTCTACATGAACAAGACGCCGGTGGTCGCCGAGGGCAAGGACGCCGGCGGCAAGCTGGTGACGGCGGCCGCGGACGAGCACGTCCTCGTCAACATCGCCAAGCTCAGCCCCGCCCTCCCGGAGAAGAGCTCCGAGGTGCACCCGGTGTTCGAGATGGGGGCTCCCAGGCGCTGCGCCACCgaggcggcgagggcggcggcgccgaacCGCGACGTGGTCGACGTCTTCGTCAGCCGCCACAGCCCCGCCGTCGGGGTGGCCTAG
- the LOC112885516 gene encoding uncharacterized protein LOC112885516, whose protein sequence is MPEMYGLWYEDSPMMGLLWTDRRMSWAHRQVRKAYPQFVSKFNRLRPQDVIWTPYTAAAVQTRAPYGLSSLCTCDEAYWLTKGCPPLYRDQTQRGAIDLINCAEVEAASQIMLFDRGVRVPEAQYKESFRRIHDNLTRALRTSDFGPPTVILQAHDLRTDKAI, encoded by the exons atGCCCGAGATGTATGGGCTGTGGTACGAGGACAGCCCCATGATGGGTTTGCTTTGGACTGATCGACGT atgagctgggcacatcggcaggtccggaaagcatacccgcagttcGTGTCCAAATTTAATCGgttgcggccacaggatgtcatctggaccccaTACACCGCTGCAGCTGTCCAGACACGTGCACCGTACGGGTTGTCCTCCCTGTGCACGTGTGACGAGGcgtactggctcacaaagggTTGTCCTCCCTTGTACCGTGATCAGACGCAGCGTGGCGCG atcgatctgatcaactgcgcggaggtcgaagctgcaTCTCAGATCATGTTGTTTGaccgtggagtacgtgtaccggaggcacagtacaaagagagttttcgtcggattcatgacaacttgacgcgagcgttacgt ACTTCAGATTTTGGGCCTCCAACAGTGATCCTTCAGGCCCACGATCTCAGGACAGACAAGGCGATTTGA